The Deinococcus radiotolerans genome segment TGCGACGTGTACTGGCCCGGCTTCCGCCGCGTGGACTTCCTGCGCGCCCTGCGCGACTACCAGGGCCGCGACCGCCGCTTCGGCCGCTGACCCGCGCCCCACCCGCCGGGGGCCACCCCGCAGCGTCCAGCTGGACAGGCCACGCCGCCACACCACCCGCGAATGTGAAATTTGCCGTAAACGACGCGCAATCCTTCACCGCTACCCGCCGCGCCGCCCCGGCGACCCGCGGCAGGCGTCCACACGACCTCCACCCGTCCCGGCCCCGTGTAAGCAGCGCGTAAGAAGCCGCTTCTTACCGTGAGAACAGTCAAAGAGCGCCACCGCGCCACAGCGCTTTCTGGAAGGAGAAGCATATGAAACACCTGAAATTCATCCTGATCATCAGTGCCGCCGGCGCGGCCGCCGCGCAGACCGCCAGCCCCGTCAGCCTGAACCTCGTCCTGTCCCTCGTCAGCACCGTCAAAGTCAACGGCAAGGCCACCGAGCAACTCACCGCCAACCCCAAGACCACCCTGCCCGGCGACGTCATCAGCCAGGTCGTCACCGTACGCAACAGCAGCGACAAGACCGTGCGCCAGTTCCCCGTCACCCTGCCCGTCCCCAAAGACACCCGCTACCTGAACATGGAAAAAGAACTGGACGGCGCCCAGGCGCAGTACTCCATCGACGGCGGCAAGACCTTCGCCCCCGCCCCCCTGAAACGCCGCGTGACCGTCACCGAGAACGGCAAGAGCGTCACCCGTGACGTCACCGTGAACCCCAACGAGTACACCACCGTCCGCTGGACCGTGAGCGAACTCAGCCCGAACGGCACCCTGAAACTCGGCTACCGCGTTCAGGTCAAGTAACCCCACCCCACCCGGGACGTCCAGGGGCACGCGCGCCTGAACGCCTTACCCCCTGCCGCCCCGCCAACCGCTCACGGAGGAGTTCAATGAAAACCACCCACCTGTTCACGCTCATGGCCGCACTGGCCGCCGGCACGGCCGCCGCTCAGGCCACTGTCAGCCGCACCGGCAACCTCACCAACGCGGGCGTAACCATCACCAACACCGCCTCCGCCACCTTCCAGGACCCCTCCAACACCAGCAACACCCTGAGCGCCAGCTCCAACACCGTGAGCACCACCGTACTGCCCAAGTACGGCTTCAACATCACCTACCCCGCCGGCGGCGACAGCGACGCCACCGACACCACCGCCAACGCCCCCGCCACCCACCAGCGCACCAACGTCGTGCCGGGCACCCGCGTGGTCTTCCCGTACGTGGCAGTCAACAACGGCAACGCCGCGCAGGACATCACCTTGAGCTCCGACAGCACCAGCGGCGTCAGCAACGTCCTGTACTTCCTGACCAACCCCGACACCAACGGCGACGGCATCGTGAGCAACGCGGAACTGGCGGCCGCCACCGCCGTCACGACCATCACCCTGCCCGTCCAGGGCGACGATCCCGCCACCGGGACAGTCGAGACCAACTCAGGCATCGTGAGCTTCTACCAGGTCTACACTGCCACCGGACTCGCCGACGTGGTCGTCGGGGCCACACCCATCGCCACCGGCCAAGTCTGGAGCGGCACCGCCAACGTGAGCGCCACCGAACAGAAGGATCCCGCCACCCCCGCGTACGACGACCTGTGGTGGCAGTACAACAGCGCCAAGATCATCAAGGTGCAGCTGACCAATGATCCCAGCAACCCCGGGACCACCAAAGTTACCCTGCCCCCCACCGGCAGCACCCCCGTCCCCGGCTACACCTCCGGCACCACGCCGATCGCGGTGTCCGGCGACGAGCAGAGCGCCTACCCCAAAGCGGACGCCGACACCAACCCTGACTCCGTCGTCTTCACCAACGTCATCAGCAACGGCGCGGCCGTCGCCGACCCGGTGACCCTGAGCGTCGTGCCCCGCACCACCTTCCCCGTAACCGGCTTCAGCCAGACCGTCACCGCGACCGCCACCCCTGGCGTGTACACCGTCACGCAGACCAACCCGGACGGCAGCACCACCACCGCCACCGTGACCCTCAGCGCGACGAGCGTGACCGTTCCCGCCACTGGCAGCAGCACCTACACCGTCACCGTCACCTACCCCGACCAAGACACCGCCAACCCCTACCCCGTGTACGTGTCCGTGGGCGCCGAATCGGGCAACGACACCGACACCACCGTCGACGACACCACCTTCGACACCATCTACCCGCCCGCGCTGCAGTTCAGGGACAAGGTCACCGACGCGGCCGTGCAGGCCGGCACCGCTGGCAACCCCGCCGTCTTCCCGATGGTGGTCGCCAACACCGGCGAGTACGCCGACACCTACACCCTCTCGGGCTACACCGTGGTGAAACTGCTCGACGGCAGCCAGGCCATCGTGCCCATCAACTACAGCGGCACGGGCGTCACCCAGACCGGCACCCGCTCGGTCACGGACGCCGGAACCGGCCTGACCGCCACCATCCCCGTGTACACCACGGGCGCCATCAGCGCCAACGGCACCCTGGACGTCAACGCCTCCGTGACGCTGCCCGCGAACGTCAGCTACACCACCGGCACCAGCGGCTACCTCCTCAACCAGAGCGTCACCTCGGTGTACAGCGGCATCACGGCCACCGACACCAACGACAAGATCACCGTGGCCCTGAACGGCGCGCTGGCTGTCGCGAAGTTCACGAAGACCGCCACCAGCTACGCGACCGGCAGCGAGTACGTCCTGAACGGCACCGCCAGCACCGGCACCAGCAGTGATCCCCGCTCCGTGGCCAACCCCGCCGACTACAGCGCGGTGAACACCACCAGCTACGCGCCCGGCGTCACGTACAGCTACAAGATCATCGGCAAGAACACCTACAACACCCGCATCGAGAAGTTCTACCTGACCGACGCGCTGAACACCAACCTGAACTTCGTGAGCCTGACCGGCACCGTGACCGGCAACACCCTGGTCGGCGGCACCGACACCAGCGGCACGACCGTCATCTACAGCACCGACGGCAACACCTGGACCACCACCGCCCCCACCAGCGGCACCAGCGTCTACGTGGCCGTGGATGACCCCACCCAGACGGGCAACCAGCCCGGCAGCCTGGATCCCAGCGCCACGCTGGACATGACCATCACCGTCAACATCAAGTAAGTTCTAACCGGGCGTGCCCTGCACTGGCGTGGGGCACGCCCGTTCACAACACAGAAGCAACTTTGAATTTTCGCACATTTCAGTGCGCCGCCCCACTCCTACCGCACCCTTGGTGCGCCCACCGAGGAGCCCACCGTGAACCGTTCCACTTCCCTGGCCCTGACTGCCCTGCTGTTCGCCGGTTCGGCCGCGCAGGCCCTGACCCCCGCCGGCACCGTCATCCTGAACCAGGCGCAGGCGGAATTCCTGCCGCCCGACGCGGGCAGCACTGTTCAGGTTCAGTCGAACGAGGTGCGGACGGTCGTGCAGGCCGTCTGCTCGGTCAGCGTTACGCCTGATGGAACGGTCACGCAACCCGATCAGAGCGCTTCCGTTCTGCCTGGTGAGCAGGCTGTCTTCACCTACACGGTTGTGAATACCGGGAACGCGCGGTTCACCTTCCCGGTGGGTGCGCAGGCCGAAACGGGCAGCACCGTGAGCCCCACGCTGCGCGTCGTGAACGACCTGAACGGCAACGGGCAGGTCGACACGAATGAGCCGGACGTGACGGACGTGACCCTGGACGCTGATCAGCAGGCGCGGGTGCTGCTGGTCGCGCAGGCCGGCGCGGCCGGGAATGCGTTCGTGAACCTCACGGCGTCCTGCGCGGGCGGCGTGAACGCGGACACCAATAATGTCAGCGTGCTCCGGGTCGGCCCGCCCCCCGTGCTGGGCGTCCGGAAGACCTTCACGCCTGCCCTGGTCCGGCCGGGCACCGAGACGACCGTGAATGTCACCACCAGCAACTCCGGTCAGGGTGAGAGCCGCGAGGTGATCCTGACCGACCTGCTGACCGATCAGATTGCGCGCGGTCTGAGCTTCGTGCCCGGCAGCGCCCAGACGAACGTGGGGACGCTGGAGTACACCCAGGACGGCACCACCTGGACGACGGCCGAGGTGAGTCCTGTGCGTGGCGTGCGCGTTCGCGTGCCCAGCCTCGCCCCCGGCGCGAGCGTGCAACTTCAGTTCCGGATGCTGGCCACGCCCTCCGCGGAAGGGCAGCAGTTCGTGAACACCGCCACCGCCCGCACCGGTCAGGACCAGAGCAGTGGCAGCGCCACCGCCGACGTCCGCTACCAGCCCGCCGTGGCCATCGGTCCCGCCGGGAACCCCGAGGCGCCCGAGGGCAGCCCAGCCGACCGCCAGAGCACCACCTTCGCGGTGGCCGGTCAGCTCGTGTGCTTCGATCACACCGCCAAGAACACCGGGGACGTGCAGGACAGCTACCGCGTGACCGTCACGTACCCCCAGGGCGCGGCCGCCGCCACGCTGCTCGGCGAGAACGGCCAGCCTCTCGTGCAGCCCCTGATCCTGGCGCCCGGTCAGACGGCCGCCGTGCGCGTCTGCTACGACGCGCAGCCCGGCGCGCTGGACGCCCTGATCACCATTCAGGGCGACCGCGGCACCAGCAATGCCACCCACGATCTGATCGGCACGGTGCAGAGCGGCCTGCCGGAACTGCGCAAGACCTACGCGGCCGTCAGTGGCGCCACCCGGCAGCCCATCCCCGTGGGCGGCACGGTCGCTGTGGGTGACACGATCACGTACACCCTCTCGGTCCGCAACCCCTTCGACCACCCGGTCACGAACGTGGTGATCACCGACCTCATCCCGGCACACCTGGACGCCCAGAGCATCAGTGACGGGGGCGTGATCAGCGGGCAGCCCGGCGCGCAGACCGCGCAGTGGACGCTGGGGACCCTGGCGCCCGGCGAGACCCGCGCGGTCACGGTGACCACGCTCGTCTCGGCGCGCGCCGTGGACGGCGAGGCGCTGCTGAACACCTTCAGCATGGTCAGCACCGAGTTGCCCCGGGCGCTCGCCAGCAATCAGGTGCAGACGCCCGTCTGGAGTGCCCGCCTGCTGATCAGCAAGCAGGTCAGCGCTGCGGAAGCCACCTACGGCGACAAGCTCACGTACACCCTGGTCATCAGGAACGAGTCCGCGACCACCAGCATTGATGACGCCATCATCACCGACACCCCGGCCAGCGGCCTGGAGTACGTGCCGGGCACCAGCACCCTGGACGGCCAGCCCCTGGCTGATCCGGTCATCCTGGACGGCGTCCTGAAGTGGACGGTTCCGACCATCGGCCCCAGCCGCAGCATCCGCATCGGGTACCAGACGCGCGTAACGCCCGCCGCGACCGGCGAACTCGTGAACACCGCCGTCGTGACCGGCCAGGGCGCCGGCGGGCAGGCCCAGGCGATCGCCAGCAACGTCGCGACCGCCACCACGAAACTCAACCCGCTGAAGTTCGCGCCGCTGGCGGACATTCTGGGCACCGTGTTCGTGGACCGCAACCGCAACGGCCTGTTCGACCCGCTGCTGGACCAGCCGGTCCCGCGCGCCCGCATCCTGCTGGCCGGCGGCCGCGAGGCCCTCACCGACGCGCGCGGCCGCTACTCGTTCCCGAACGTGGCGCTGGGCACGCAGGCGCTGCGCCTGGACTCCAACACCACGCCCTACCCGCCCCTGAACGTCGCGCAGGACGGCGGCCTGAGCGGCACGCGCACGGTGTTCGTGCGCGGCCTGACCAGCGTGGACTTCCCGCTCGCGCCGCTGGGCGGCCAGATCGACGCGCTGCGCCGCACCACCCTGACCATGGGGGACGTGACACTCGAAAAGGCCGTGTACATCGTGGACGGCGGGTACGTGGTCACGCTGCGCCTGCGCACGCCCCGCCGCCTGGAGGACGTGACCCTCACCGACCCGCTGCCGCAGGGCGCGGTTCTGAAAGAAGGTAGAAATATTCACGTCGGTACCGTGGAGGCAGGTGACCTGAACCTCACCTACCGCTTCGACTGGACGGGCGAGCCTCGGGCCGCCACCACCGATCCAGATCTGAGCTGGAGGTACTGAACGTGCAACCGGACTTTAAACGCTTCGCGACCACCCTCTCGGCCCTGCTGGCCGCGAGCGTTTCGGCCGGCGCACAGAACGTCAGCACCAGCCTGCCCCTGACCTCGGTCGGCGACCGACTCATGTGGACGGTCGGGGATCAGGACCTGATCCTCGACGTGCCCCTGGCCGGTCCGGTGCGGCTGGAGCTGTACAGCCCCCGCGTGGACCCCGGCGATTACCGCTCGGACACGTACTACGGTGACGAGCAGTACGACGCGGGCCGCAGCCCGGTCAGCACCACCTTCAGCGTGCTGCGCGAGGACGGCAGCACCCTGCTGACGCGCACCTTCACGCCCGGCCAGCACGACTGGGCCACGCTGCTCGACCAGGACCTGCCCGCCGGCCGCTACCACCTGCGCGCCGCCACGAGCGGCAACGGCAAGAACACCTTCGCGATCCGCCTGGCGGGCGTCAGCGCCGACGTGCACGCCGACCAGCTGAGCGTGAACGTCCACTCGCGCGACTGGGTGCCCGCCGTGAACATCACCACCGACGGCCGCGCCCACGTGCTGCGCCTGTACGACGGTGACGGCCCGCAGGAACTCGAGGCGCGGCTGCGGGACGCCCAGGGTCACATCTACCCGCTGCAGGTCAGCGCGGACCTGAGCGTCACCGACCTGCCGCTGCCCGCCACGCCCGGCGCGTACACCGTCGAACTGCGCCAGCCTGCCGGCGCGCGGCAGTTCAGCAACACCGTCGGCTTCAGTCTGCTGCGCGACGGCACGCCCACCCCGATGACGGTCGCCCGCGTGGACCAGACTGGCACGCTCAGCGTCCGCGCCGAACTGGTCCTCCCGAACGGAACCCGCCCCACCCAGGCGCAGGTCACGGTCGGCAACACCCCCCTGACCGTGCAGGGGCAGGTCGAGCAGCGCGTCCCCACCGGCACGTACCCCGTCACGGCCGCGCCCGTGCCCGGCGCGCAGGTCAGCGTGAGCGGCAACGTCACCGTGCCCAGGGACGGGCGCGGCGACACCCTCGTGCAGGTGCGCCCCACAGTCAACCTGGACCTCAGCGCCGACAAGCTCGACGTCTGCCAGGGCGACACCGTCACGCTGCGCGCCCGGGCCAGCACTGCCTTCGCGGGCGATCTGCCCCTGGACCTCACGCTGGACGCCCCCGGCCTGAGTGACAAACGTGTCAGAACCGGCACCCTGAACGCCGCCACGCCCGGCGAGCTGACTTTCACCGCTGCGGCCAGCCAGCCCGGCCCGCTGACCGTCACCGCCCGCCTGGCCCCCTGGGGCCTGGAACGGCAGGTGCAGCTGAACGTCCGCCCCGAACGCACCACCCTGCAACTCCAGCGCGACCTGCCCGCCAGCGCGGCCGTCGGCGACGAGGTGACCGTCACCCTGCGCGTCACGAACACTGGCGACACACAGCAGAGCTACACGCTGGAAGACCAGGTGCCCGCCGGCCTTCAGGTCACGGACCCCACCCGCTTCAGTGGCACCCTCGCCCCCGGCGAGACCCGCACCCTGAGCTACCGCGCGACCGTCCAGCAGGCCGGTGACCTGACCGTCAGCGGCCAGCTGACCTCCGACGGCTGCGCCGCCCCCCAGTCCAGCCAGGGCACCCTGAACGCGCAGGCGCCCGCCGAGCCCAGCCCGGCCCAGACGCCCACGGGCACCCCTGCCCCTCAGGCGTCGGCGCCGCAGCAGCTGCGCAGCAGCAGCGTCTCGCTGCCCTTTGACGCGCCCAGCCAGGCCACCGAGATCGTCATCGCGCACGCCCCGCCCGCCAGCGCGCAGTACGTGCCCGGCAGCGCCCGCCTGAACGGCGCGGCCCTCGCAGACCCCCAGGTGGGCCCCAGCGGCACCCTGTACTGGACGCTCCCCGGCCCCGCCCAGCGCGGCGGCACGGCCGTGCGCGGCACCGTCACGTACGACCTGAGCCACACCGGACCGCTGGCCGAACTGCCCGCCCCGGCCCTGCTGGCCCGCTTCAAGGGTGAACGCAGCGAGGTGCTGCACGGCACCCTCAGCGACGCGGACCTCAGGGCGGCGCGCGCCCAGGGCAGCGAGCAGGCCGCGAACGACGGCGCGATCAAGTTCCCGCTCCAGGGCACCCTGATCCGCATCCGCGACCGCATCAACGTCACCGTTGAAGTCCCCCTGGACGGCCCCGTGGCCCTGCGCGTGAACGGCCAGCCCGTCAGTGAGGACCGCATCGGGGAGACCACCATTGACCCCGGCCAGGGCGTGCGCCGCCTCACGTTCATCGGCGTGCCCCTGCAACCCGGCACGAACACCCTGCAACTCGGCGCGGACACCGTCACCGTGCAGCTTGTGGGCGCCACCAGCCGCATCGAGGTCAAGCCCGTCGCCCTGACCGCCGACGGCGCCACGCCCCTGCGCCTGAAGATCCGCACCCTGGATGCCAGCGGCAACCTGACCAGCCAGGACAGCGTGACCCTGCGCAGCAACATCGACCCCACCCAGCAGGGCGCCAGCAGCGCCACCGGCACGTACACCCTGCCGCTCGTGAACGGCGAGGGCGAACTCGTCCTGCAACCCCAGTCCACGCCCACCACACTCAAGTTGCAGGTCGTGCAGGGGCAGGACGTCACCACCTACACCTTCGACGTCACGCCCGACAGCAGCCGCGTCGGCGTGGGCCTGATCAGCGCCACCCTGGGCCTGGACGGCCACCTCAGCCTCGCCGACGACCTGACCTGGCAGGCCCGCGCCAGCTACGAGGGGCCCCTTGCCGGCGGCAAACTGTACGTCGCTGCCGACAAGGCCGGCCTGCCCACCGAGCAGGACACCCTGCGCCGCTTCGCGACCTTCGGCGACGCCAGCACCCAGAGCACCGCGATGCAGGGCATCGACCCCGTCGCCATCCGGTACGACCACCCCAGCTTCCGCGCCGAGTACCGCACCGGCAGCCTGCCCATTGACGTGCTGCCCGTCGGCGAGCAGCTGACCGCCCTGACCGTCGCCAGCAAGAGCAACCCCCAGGTCAGCGGCTTCGTGGCCCTGGTCCCCGAGGACCGCGTCACGGACACCTTGAAGCCCGAACGCACCCGCCTGCTGCGCCTCACGCGCGGCGACATCGCCCCCGGCAGCGAAACGCTAGTTGTCACCACCCTGGAACGCGGCACCGGCAAGGTCCTGCGGCAGGTGACCTTGCAGCGCAACACGGACTACATCCTCGACGGGCGCACTGGGATCATCACCCTGGCCCGCGCCCTGGACGACCTGGACCTCGACGGCAACGACGTGCGCGTTCAGGCCACGTACCGCATCAACGACCCGCTCGCGCAGCGCAAGCTCGCCTACGGCGCGCAGGTGAAGTACCAGACCGAACGCGTCAGTGTTGGCGTGGCCGCCGTCAGCCTGGACGGCACCGTCACCACCGGCGCCCGCGCCAGCTACACCAACGGCGCCACCCGCGCCGACGGCCTGCTCACCTACTCCGGCGGCTTCCAGGCCAGCGGGGACTTCAGCACCAAGGTCGGCAGCAGCGCCATCCAGGCCCGCATCCGCTACCAGGACGGCAGCTACCACGGTCTGGCGCCCATCACGCCCGGCCTGAACGCCAGCGCCAGCGTCACCACGCAGCACACCAGCCGCCTCAGCAGCAACGTGCAGGCCGAGTACCACAACACCCTGGGCGCCACCACCACCGACACCCAGGGCGGCAGCGTCACCGCCCGCGCCGACTACCGCGTCGCGCCCTTCAGCATCGGCGCGGGCGTCAAGTACGCCTACGGTGACCAGTACGGCGTCGGCGCCGTCCTCAGCGCCGGGTACCATAAGGCCCCGCTGGACGTGGACATCACCCACACCCAGCCGCTCGCGGGAGGCGCCGGAGGCAACCTCGATCCTATCACCACCATCAGCACCCGCTACGCCGTCACGGACGCCATCACGGTGGGCCTCACCGACGAACTCAACTGGAAGACCGGGCAGCGCGCCACCCTCAGCCTCGACACCCGCGTGGGCAGCGCCAACTACCAGGTCGCGTACGACCTGCCCAGCGCCGGCGGCCAGGGCAACCGCGCGCGGTTCGGCGTCACCACCAGCGTGCCCATCAGCAAGGAACTCACCGCCGGCGTGCGCGCCAGCGCCACGTACGACATCAGCGCGCAGAAACCTGAACTCGGCGCCGGCGTGGACCTCAGCTACAAGACCAGCGCCGTCAGCGCCACCGCCGGCACCGACCTCACCTACAGCAACCTGGGCTTCGGCGTGGTGCTGCGCGGCGGGATCAGCGGCAGCCTCACCGAGCACCTCACCCTCACCGGGGACGGCCTCGTGGAATTCGGCGCGGGCAAGAACGGCCAGCGCGTCGCCCTGGGCTTCGCGTACCGCGACCGCACCTTCAACGCCCTGGGCAGCGTCCGCTACGTGAACGGCACCCTGGCCGGCACTCAACCCGAACTGAGCAGCAGCCTGGCCGCCGAGTACCGCCAGCCCACCTGGGCCGTGCGCGCCGGCCTGGACACCCGCACCCTGCTCAACGACCCGGGCAGCTTCACCGCGCAGCTGGGCCTCAGCGGCACGTACTACGTCACCGACCGCGTCGGTGTGGGCGCCTGGGGCCGCGTGCTCGCCCAGCCGGGCAGCCAGACCACCCAGCTCGGCTACGGCCTCGAAGCCAGCTACCGCGCCCTGCCCGGCACGTGGGTCACCGTCGGCTACAACCCCCAGGGCTTCGTCGGCCTGGGCGGCCCCGACACCCGCCGCGGCGCGTACCTGCGCCTCGACCTGACTGTCGACGACTCTGTGAGTGCGCGGAAGTAATGAGTAAGGAGGACCCTTGCATTATGCAGACCCACTTTAAACAGCTAACGCGTCGACTGTGTTCCGTTGCGCTTGGCGCTGTAATGTTTACAGCCTTCACTAATGCTCAAGCTGCGGCCAGCTATTGCACGGCGGTCTACTCGGTACAGTCCACGCCCTCTATCAGTTCGATCAATCCTGGTACCAGCACCCAGCTCCGTAATTTTAATATTACGGGCGCCGAACCTAATGCCCTAGCCCTGAATCCGGCGGATGGTCTGCTGTACTATTTTAACCGGGCTACAAATCCTGAAACACTATATAGAGTTGACCCAAAAGTGGCCTCTCCTTCTTCTACATTGATTGGCCAGTTTACAAATACATCCCCCGCTTATCTTGTTGGGGCAACCTTTACAGCTACAGGTGGTCTATTGACCTATTGGAGTAACGCTACCATCAGTACGGCTAACATCGGCGCTCGAACTTTCGGTGCGTTCCTGCCAATTACAGGCTCGGACATCGACACCAGCGGCACGGGGACCAATGGCGATATCGCTCTAGATACCAGTGGCCAGCTCTGGGCAGTGAGCAACACGACAAGCGGTACAGGCGCCCTGTACCGCCTGAGCTTGAATGGGTCGGGCACTGCGTATGTCGCCACAAAAGTCGTCACAATCAGCGGGACCTCCTCGACATCGATCAACGGTCTAGCCATCGATCCAGTGACCAACCGCTTTTATATTTCCGTCAACGGTTCTTTGTATGGTCTGGACGTTCTGGGCAGCAACTCAGGGGCGGCAACCTTAAAGGGTAGTGCCACAGGGGTCTCAGACCTAGGTTCCTGTAATGTCACGCCGAACACTCCGACGCTGAGTAAGTCATTCTCCCCGGCACTCATTCAGACCCCGGCGACAACCTCAACCCTTACTATCACGGTTGGTAATACCAACCTGGCCCCGTACTACCTCTATACGAATCTGGTGGACACCATGCCTTCAGGCATGACCGTTACTGCCAGCAGTCTTGGCGGTACATGCGCTACATCCCCCAACTCACTCACTGCAACCAGCAACTCCATTACGCTCGCAGTTGGCGCCACGATTCCGGTGGGTGGATGTACGATCACGGCCACAGTCAACGTTCCAGGCACAGCTGGCCAATACACCAACACCGTCGTGGCCAATACCTTGCAGGCCTCTACGGGTACACTCAACGCGTCTACAAATGCCACTCTGATCAGTCAGGCGGCAGCAACCATTTCTAAAACATTCTCCCCAACTTCCATACCTCTGAATAGTACAAGCACAGTGACATTCACGGTCAGCAATCCTAATCCTGCTGGGAACCCTGTGCTGACCAGCCTGAACTTCACGGACGCCCTGTCAGGCATGAGTGTCGCCAGCACCAGCATCGGCGGTACCTGCGGGGCGACGAGCAGCCCTGACCTGACTGTCGGTGCAACTAGCTTGAACCTTACGGTGCCTACTCTCGCGGCGGGCGCGAGTTGCACCATTACGGTGAGCGTACGAGCAACGCAGGTCGGCGTGAACCCGAACGTGACCAGCGGAGTCAGTAGTACGGAAACCCCCACGCGTGGTGCGGCGTCCAACACTGCGAACCTCACGGTGACACCTCTGACTACAGTGATTAGTAAGGGGTTCAGCCCGGCCAGCGTGTCCCTGGGTTCAACCACGCAGTTGACCATCAGCGTCACGAACCCCAACGGCGTCTCGGCCCAGAACTTCACGCTGACCGACGACGTGGCGGCCACGACCGGCCTGACCGGACTGACGATCACCGCGGTAGGCAGCGACACGTGCCGCGGCGCGGGCAGCACCTCGGTCCTCAACGGCCGGTACGTGCTGAGCGGCGGCACGCTCCCCGCCGCCGGCTGCGCGGTCACGCTGACTGTTCAGCTGCCCAGCAGCGCCACGGTAGGCCCGGCCACCAACACCATTCTGGGCAGCAGCGTCAGCGGCAGCATTAACGGGCAGCCGCTGCCGACCCCCGCCGACGCCACCGCCGCCCTGACGGTCACCGCTGCGGACCTGAACGTGATCAAGGCTGGCCCCCCCTTCGCCAGACCGGGTGAGGTGATCACGTATACGCTGACCGTCACAAACGGCGGCTCCGCTGAAGCGGCGTCTACAACCCTCACCGATCAGCTGCCCAATGGAGTCACGTTGAGCAGCAGTTCGCCCAGTGCGGCGGTCACTGGTACCACGCTTAGCTGGACCCTGGGGACGCTCGCGCCCGGCGCCTCCCAGACATTCACCGTGACCGTCAGGGCGCCGGACCTCACGGCGCTCGCCTCCACGCCGGCCACCCGCTCACTGCTGAACACCGCGCAGGTCACGACCACCAGCCCTGAAAGCACGACCAGCAACAACGCCAGTGTCGTCACCACCCGTATGATCGCCGCGCAGCTCATCAAATTGGTGCGCAACGTCTCCACCGGCACAGCGTTCGCGGCCAGTGGTGGGGGCGTGCCCGGCGAAACACTGGAATACTGCATTCAGGTGCGGAACGTGGGCGCCGTGGACCTGCCGGCCTTCACGCTAGCTGATGACGTGCCCCTGAACACCACCGTGCAGCTGAGTGCCTACGACGCGGAAGCGGCCGGGGCGGGCGCAGCCGGCACAGCGCTGGGTGTGAAACTCACGCGCGGCACCACCAGCTACCTCACGAGCGCGGCGGACACCGACGCGGGCACATTGACCGGGGCGGGCGGGGCATTCACGCGCGGCGCCCTCACCGTGAACCTGGGCACCCTGGTGACTGCAGATCAGGGCAACGTGTGCTTCCGCGCAGTGATCCGCTGATCCAGCCGCACTCTAGAATTCCCGGTATGTCTGCCCGTGCGCGTGGCGCGCTTCTCCTGATCGTGGTGACCTGCCTGTGGGGCAGCACATTCGCGGTGGTCAAGACGCTGGGGCAACTGCTGCCCGCGTCGGACCTGATCTTC includes the following:
- a CDS encoding DUF11 domain-containing protein — translated: MQPDFKRFATTLSALLAASVSAGAQNVSTSLPLTSVGDRLMWTVGDQDLILDVPLAGPVRLELYSPRVDPGDYRSDTYYGDEQYDAGRSPVSTTFSVLREDGSTLLTRTFTPGQHDWATLLDQDLPAGRYHLRAATSGNGKNTFAIRLAGVSADVHADQLSVNVHSRDWVPAVNITTDGRAHVLRLYDGDGPQELEARLRDAQGHIYPLQVSADLSVTDLPLPATPGAYTVELRQPAGARQFSNTVGFSLLRDGTPTPMTVARVDQTGTLSVRAELVLPNGTRPTQAQVTVGNTPLTVQGQVEQRVPTGTYPVTAAPVPGAQVSVSGNVTVPRDGRGDTLVQVRPTVNLDLSADKLDVCQGDTVTLRARASTAFAGDLPLDLTLDAPGLSDKRVRTGTLNAATPGELTFTAAASQPGPLTVTARLAPWGLERQVQLNVRPERTTLQLQRDLPASAAVGDEVTVTLRVTNTGDTQQSYTLEDQVPAGLQVTDPTRFSGTLAPGETRTLSYRATVQQAGDLTVSGQLTSDGCAAPQSSQGTLNAQAPAEPSPAQTPTGTPAPQASAPQQLRSSSVSLPFDAPSQATEIVIAHAPPASAQYVPGSARLNGAALADPQVGPSGTLYWTLPGPAQRGGTAVRGTVTYDLSHTGPLAELPAPALLARFKGERSEVLHGTLSDADLRAARAQGSEQAANDGAIKFPLQGTLIRIRDRINVTVEVPLDGPVALRVNGQPVSEDRIGETTIDPGQGVRRLTFIGVPLQPGTNTLQLGADTVTVQLVGATSRIEVKPVALTADGATPLRLKIRTLDASGNLTSQDSVTLRSNIDPTQQGASSATGTYTLPLVNGEGELVLQPQSTPTTLKLQVVQGQDVTTYTFDVTPDSSRVGVGLISATLGLDGHLSLADDLTWQARASYEGPLAGGKLYVAADKAGLPTEQDTLRRFATFGDASTQSTAMQGIDPVAIRYDHPSFRAEYRTGSLPIDVLPVGEQLTALTVASKSNPQVSGFVALVPEDRVTDTLKPERTRLLRLTRGDIAPGSETLVVTTLERGTGKVLRQVTLQRNTDYILDGRTGIITLARALDDLDLDGNDVRVQATYRINDPLAQRKLAYGAQVKYQTERVSVGVAAVSLDGTVTTGARASYTNGATRADGLLTYSGGFQASGDFSTKVGSSAIQARIRYQDGSYHGLAPITPGLNASASVTTQHTSRLSSNVQAEYHNTLGATTTDTQGGSVTARADYRVAPFSIGAGVKYAYGDQYGVGAVLSAGYHKAPLDVDITHTQPLAGGAGGNLDPITTISTRYAVTDAITVGLTDELNWKTGQRATLSLDTRVGSANYQVAYDLPSAGGQGNRARFGVTTSVPISKELTAGVRASATYDISAQKPELGAGVDLSYKTSAVSATAGTDLTYSNLGFGVVLRGGISGSLTEHLTLTGDGLVEFGAGKNGQRVALGFAYRDRTFNALGSVRYVNGTLAGTQPELSSSLAAEYRQPTWAVRAGLDTRTLLNDPGSFTAQLGLSGTYYVTDRVGVGAWGRVLAQPGSQTTQLGYGLEASYRALPGTWVTVGYNPQGFVGLGGPDTRRGAYLRLDLTVDDSVSARK